One genomic window of Sebastes umbrosus isolate fSebUmb1 chromosome 15, fSebUmb1.pri, whole genome shotgun sequence includes the following:
- the psmb13a gene encoding proteasome 20S subunit beta 13a, giving the protein MALSNVLQTPAAGFNFDNAARNAALEGLFDGHTPKPMKTGTTIAGMVFKDGVVLGADTRATSSEVVADKMCAKIHYIAPNIYCCGAGTAADTEKTTDILSSNLTIFSLNSGRNPRVIMAVNILQDMLYRYHGQIGASLILGGVDCTGNHLYTVGPYGSVNEVPYLSMGSGDLAALGILEDGFKPDMELEKAKELVRLAIHAGIMSDLGSGNNIDICVITRQGVDYIRPYQVSEYKDNRKMKYRYGPGTTAILTEKVVPFKLEVVQEAVQQMDTA; this is encoded by the exons ATGGCGCTATCAAATGTCCTCCAAACTCCTGCAGCTGGGTTCAATTTCGACAACGCAGCGAG GAATGCTGCATTAGAGGGTCTTTTTGATGGACACACACCTAAACCTATGAAAACAGGCACCACAATAGCAGGAATGGTGTTCAAG GATGGGGTGGTGCTGGGAGCAGACACAAGAGCGACCTCCAGTGAAGTGGTGGCCGACAAGATGTGCGCCAAGATCCACTACATAGCTCCAAATATATA TTGTTGTGGAGCAGGCACAGCTGCAGACACAGAGAAGACCACGGATATTCTGTCCTCCAACCTCACCATCTTCTCTCTGAACAGCGGGAGGAACCCTCGTGTCATCATGGCCGTCAACATACTACAGGATATGCTGTACAG GTATCACGGACAGATTGGTGCCAGTCTTATACTGGGAGGAGTAGATTGCACTGGGAACCACCTGTACACGGTGGGGCCGTATGGGAGTGTGAACGAGGTGCCTTACCTTTCTATGG GATCTGGTGATCTGGCTGCTCTTGGGATTCTAGAGGACGGGTTCAAACCTGACATGGAG CTGGAGAAGGCGAAGGAGCTGGTGCGTCTTGCCATCCACGCGGGCATCATGAGTGACCTCGGCTCAGGCAACAACATCGACATCTGCGTCATCACCAGACAAGGAGTGGACTACATCAGACCCTACCAGGTGTCAGAGTACAAAGACAACAG GAAAATGAAATACAGGTATGGTCCGGGCACCACAGCGATCCTGACGGAGAAAGTAGTCCCCTTCAAGCTGGAGGTTGTGCAGGAGGCCGTGCAGCAGATGGACACAGCCTGA